A genomic stretch from Helianthus annuus cultivar XRQ/B chromosome 1, HanXRQr2.0-SUNRISE, whole genome shotgun sequence includes:
- the LOC110866981 gene encoding uncharacterized protein LOC110866981 has product MQSKSKYFHRLDRVLNLEAPLNDEQSKSMITKSHCENPTCPRDLIYPPDDCHVNDTLSFSLQICRVEDIVVDGTFTGIIIQIYRAMSVIVNTEGMITASELGCRNGFGLGNCSNGAGGGGGGGCGHGGRGGTRLYYGRLSEGGSVYGKQDLPCELGSGTIGPNEYVCRVAGGGMIGILSFLK; this is encoded by the exons ATGCAATCAAAGAGCAAATACTTTCACAGGTTGGACCGGGTTCTAAACCTTGAAGCCCCATTAAATGATGAACAGAGTAAAAGCAT GATAACAAAATCCCATTGCGAGAATCCAACATGCCCAAGAGATTTGATTTACCCCCCTGACGATTGTCATGTTAACGACACACTTTCGTTTTCACTACAA ATTTGTCGTGTTGAAGACATAGTTGTGGATGGCACATTTACAGGGATTATCATTCAGATATACAGAGCAATGAGTGTCATCGTCAACACAGAAGGCATGATAACCGCTTCCGAGTTAG GTTGTCGAAATGGTTTCGGTTTGGGAAACTGTTCAAATGGTgctggcggcggtggtggtggtggttgtgggcATGGGGGCAGAGGGGGTACTAGGTTGTACTATGGAAGGTTGAGTGAAGGTGGTAGCGTTTATGGTAAACAGGATCTTCCTTGTGAGTTAGGAAGTGGAACTATTGGCCCTAATGAGTATGTTTGTCGGGTTGCTGGTGGAGGAATGATCGGTATTCTTTCCTTTCTAAAATAA